The following coding sequences are from one Gouania willdenowi unplaced genomic scaffold, fGouWil2.1 scaffold_14_arrow_ctg1, whole genome shotgun sequence window:
- the LOC114458624 gene encoding lymphoid enhancer-binding factor 1-like, translating into MDALPEAEYRRKEKVTEKPYVKKPLNAFMHFLKKNRASAEAELGTRTSAVVNKHLGQRWKLLSPEQREVYVEEARVDSLLHLFANPDWSNKINYRHKKKRLSPKVREEKKK; encoded by the exons ATGGACGCCTTGCCTGAAGCTGAGTACCG AAGGAAGGAAAAGGTGACAGAAAAGCCGTATGTTAAAAAGCCCCTCAACGCTTTCATGCACTTCCTAAAAAAGAACAGGGCATCTGCGGAGGCGGAGTTGGGCACGAGGACGAGTGCTGTGGTGAATAAACACCTCGGTCAACGG TGGAAATTGTTGTCaccagaacaaagagaagtATATGTTGAAGAGGCCAGAGTGGATTCTCTCCTGCACTTATTTGCGAACCCCGACTGGAGTAATAAAATCAACTAT agACACAAGAAAAAACGACTGTCGCCCAAAGTTCgtgaggagaaaaagaaataa